CGTGCGCGAACGGCTGGCCGAGATCATCCGCGGCGTGCTGGTGCCACCGAAGAAACGTGTCGCCACCAAACCCACCCGCGCTTCGAAGGAGCGCCGGCTGGTCGGCAAGCAGCAGCGCGGCCGGATCAAGCAGACCCGTTCGCGTAAACCGGAGCTCGAATGAAGGGCCATCTCCCGACCCCCGCCCAATTGCCGTTGCAGATGCCGCAACTGCGCGACGGATGGCAACGCCGCACCTGCCGAGCCATGCTGCGCATGGCCGGCTGGAGCCTGGTCGGCGCATTTCCCGATACGCCGAAACTGGTGCTCATCGCCGCGCCGCACTCGTCCTGGTGGGACGGCGTATGGGGCCTGTTGATCAAGGTGGCGATCGGTGCCGACGTGCACTTCATGGGCAAGCAGGAGCTATTTTTCTGGCCGCTCGGCGGCCTGTTGCGCCGGCTTGGCGGCATGCCGATCGACCGTGGCGCCGCCAAGGGCGTGGTCGAACAGATGATCGACCAGTTCCGCCAGCGCGACCGGCTGTGGCTGGGCATCGCGCCGGAAGGTACACGCAAGCCGGTGAAGCGCTGGAAGAGCGGCTTCTGGCGCATCGCCCACGACGCCGGCGTGCCGATCTTCCCGGTCGCGTTCCATTATCCCGACAAGACCATCCAGCTCGGCCCGCTGTTCGACACCAGCGCCGACATGGACGCTGACCTCGTCCGCCTGCGCGCGTTCTACGCGCCGTTCAAGGGCAAGCACCGCGACGTCTGACCCGCTCCCGCGCTTTCACCTCCGGGCCTCGTACACCCGCCGGCCACTCGCAAACCGGGGCCGGCCGGATCGCCCGCGTCCACCGAATTCCGGCATGAGGTCGGGGCCCGCATTGCGCCGCAGCGGTTGGACCGTACCCGTGACGATGGTGAGATGCCCCGGCCAGCGACGTTCTTTGTCCTTTCCTGACCCGTTTGAACCCTCCCGTTCTCCCTTCCCCGCGACTGCAAGACAACATGCCGGGTGCAAATCCGCACCTAGCATAGATTTTCCCCTTGGCACGGCACGTGCTTGTCAATATGTACTGGAAATGTGATACATATCACATTATGAATTGCGACCCGTAACAGGGCGCAGGCATGCACTAGGGGAATCCGAACATGCACGTATTAATTACGGGCGGGGCCGGTTTTATCGGCTCCCATTTGGTAGCGCTGCACCTCGCGCAAGGGGACAAGGTCCATGTGGTGGACGACTTGTCGACCGGCTTGCGCGCCAACCTGGCGCCTTTCGAGGCGTCGCCGAACTTCCGCTTCGACGAGGCGGACATGCTCACCTGGCCACTGCTGCAGCAGGCCGCCGCCTGGGCAGACCGCGTCTACCATCTCGCCGCCGTGGTCGGCGTGTACCGCGTGATCGCCGAACCGACGCGCGTGCTCGCCACCAACATCGCCGCCTGCGAACGGTTGTTCCGCACCATCGCCGCCAGTGGTTGGCAACCGCAGGTGGTGGTCGCCTCCAGCTCCGAGGTCTACGGCCACCGCCATGCGGAATTGCTGACCGAGGACATGGACCTCAGCGTGTCCACCCGGGCGGGCACCCGCTGGAACTATTCGGTCAGCAAGATCGCCGACGAGGCGCTGGCCCTGTCCTACTCGCAGAAGTTCGGCATCCCGGTGGTGGTGGCGCGTTTCTTCAACACCATCGGGCCGCGCCAGACCGGACGCTACGGCATGGTCGTGCCGCGTTTCGTGGAACAGGCGGTACGCGGCGAGCCGATCACGGTGTACGGCGACGGCGAGCAGACGCGTTCGTTCTGCGATGCGCGCGACAACGTGCGCGCGCTCGACCTGCTCGCTTCGCGCGAGGGCGGCGACGCGCTGGTGGCGAACGTCGGCAACGACCGCGAGATCAGCATGAACGCACTGGCCGAGCTGATCCGCGAGCGTGCCGACAGCGACTCGCCGATCAGCCACGTGCCGTACCTGCAGGCCTACGGCGAGGATTTCGAAGACATCCAGCGGCGCCGGCCGGACCTGATCCGGTTGCGCACGCTCACCGATTTCCAGCACCGCTACACGCTGGAAGACACGCTCGACGAGCTCATCCGCGAACGACGCATCGCCCTCACAGGGACCGAACATGGCCACCGCCCCTTGGTTTGTCATCAGTCCTAACGCGCTGCTCAGCGTCATTGGATTGCTGCGTGGTCCGGACCGGACCGTACCGACCCCCACCCACGACTGGCGCGCGGCCGTGGTGGACGTGGTCATCCCGGCCTACCGCGAGGCGGAGAACATCACCCACTGCCTGGTCTCGGTGGCGCGGCAGACGCTCAAGCCGCGCAATATCATCGTGGTCGACGACGGCAGCACGGATGCCACGGCCAGCTGCGCCGAGCAGGTGGCGCAGCGGCTGGGGCTCGATGTCCAGGTGATCCGGCGCCAGTCGTCGATCGGCAAGACGCCCACGATCAAGCGCCAGGCGCGCGAATTCGACGCGGACGTGGAGTTCATCCTCGACGGCGACACCTTCCTGGAGTCGCCCGACTACATCGCCCGCTGCGTCGAGGAACTCTACAAGGGCGCCGGGATCGCCTCGGTCTGCGGCCGTGTGCTGCCGATGCGCCTGGTGGACCGCCGCACCCTGGCCGAGACGCCGGAATACGCCACGGTGCTGGCCGGCGCGCCGTTCGTCGACCCCAAGGCCGCGCGCAGCCGGCTGCAGCTGATGTGGTGGGGCCTGACCAACATCTACCGCGATTGCCTGTACCGCTTCCTGCAGGGC
This window of the Rhodanobacter soli genome carries:
- a CDS encoding 1-acyl-sn-glycerol-3-phosphate acyltransferase, encoding MKGHLPTPAQLPLQMPQLRDGWQRRTCRAMLRMAGWSLVGAFPDTPKLVLIAAPHSSWWDGVWGLLIKVAIGADVHFMGKQELFFWPLGGLLRRLGGMPIDRGAAKGVVEQMIDQFRQRDRLWLGIAPEGTRKPVKRWKSGFWRIAHDAGVPIFPVAFHYPDKTIQLGPLFDTSADMDADLVRLRAFYAPFKGKHRDV
- a CDS encoding NAD-dependent epimerase/dehydratase family protein, yielding MHVLITGGAGFIGSHLVALHLAQGDKVHVVDDLSTGLRANLAPFEASPNFRFDEADMLTWPLLQQAAAWADRVYHLAAVVGVYRVIAEPTRVLATNIAACERLFRTIAASGWQPQVVVASSSEVYGHRHAELLTEDMDLSVSTRAGTRWNYSVSKIADEALALSYSQKFGIPVVVARFFNTIGPRQTGRYGMVVPRFVEQAVRGEPITVYGDGEQTRSFCDARDNVRALDLLASREGGDALVANVGNDREISMNALAELIRERADSDSPISHVPYLQAYGEDFEDIQRRRPDLIRLRTLTDFQHRYTLEDTLDELIRERRIALTGTEHGHRPLVCHQS